A window of Desulfuromonas soudanensis genomic DNA:
GAGGCCCTGAACCAGGCAGGTCCCCCCTTCGCCGGCAAGATCGTCTGCCTGCCGCCGGGAATCGTCCTCGGCACCGCTCCCTCCCCCTTCGCCCGCAGCGATCTTTCTCCCCCAGGCCACCCCCTCTTTCTCCACCCGGCAGGGATCCGCCCGGTCAAGGGAAACCTCGAACTCCTCGAGCTCTTCGATCCCCTGGCGGCCTCCGGCCTCCCCTTTGCCGTCGCCTTCTGCGGCCCCCCTCTCGACGCCCCCTACAGCGCCGACTTTTTCGCCGCCGTCGCCCGCCGCCCCTGGGCCCGCCACCTCGGCGTCATCCCCCCGAAAGCGATGCCGGCCCTGCTGCGAGAGGCCGACGTCGTCCTCAACAACTCGCAAAAAGAAGGGCTCCCCAACGCCCTCCTCGAAGCCGCCGCCCTCGGTGTGCCGATGCTGGTGCGCAACATCCCCGGCAACGCCGCCGTCGTCCAAGAGGGGGTCAACGGCTTCCTCTACGGCGACGCCGCCGCCTTCGCCGACCGGGCCGGAAAACTGATCGCCGATCCCGCCCTGCGCCGCGCCCTCTCCCGCCCGAGTCCCGAGCGCTACGCCCCGGAGAAGGAGACGGAGGTTCTCCTTGCGTTCTACCGCCAGGCGATCGCCGAGAGCTGCGATTCGCAGGCGGCTGTCCACGATTGACGACCGTCCTCACCCGGCAGGGAACAGGATCGACCGGTCAAGTCGGGCATTAAAAAGGCACCCCCGCGGAGGTGCCTTTTTCGTTTGCCGGGACCTTCAGCTCTCAAACGTCTGCCGGACTTTTGACCGTCAGCCCGGGTTTATTGAGGACATGCGTGTAGATCATCGTCGTCGCGACGTCCCTGTGCCCGAGAAGTTCCTGCACGGTGCGGATGTCGCATCCCGATTCGAGGAGATGGGTGGCAAAGGAGTGACGGAGGGTGTGGGGGGAGACCGGCTTGGTCACCCCGGCCCGGCGGGCCGCCGCCCGGACCGCCTTCTGCAGTGAGTCCTCGCTGGCGTGGTGACGACGGACCGTTCTACTGCGGGGATCCACCGAGTAGGCCCGGGCCGGAAAGACAAATTGCCACCCCCACTCCCGCCCGGCCTCTGTGTTCTGAAGCGCCTTCCCCGGCGGCAGGGAAACCTCGCCGAGCCCTTTGGCGAGGTCCTCCCGGTGCAACGCCCGGATCCGCTCCAGATGCTGGCGCAGAGGCTCGCGAAACCGCTCCGGCAGCATGGTCAGGCGATCTTTCTGCCCCTTGCCGTTGCGTATCATGATCTGTCCCAGATCGAAGTCGATATCCATCACTCTCAGCCGAACCCCCTCCATCAGGCGCAAACCGCTGCCATAAAGGAGTCCCGCCATCAGCGCCGGAGTCCCCTGCATCATCTCCAGAACCTCCAAGACTTCTCCCCGGGAGAGAACCGTCGGCAAGCGCATCGGCTTTTTCGCCCGGGCGAATTCACCCAGTTCGCCCAGGGGCTCCTTGAGGACGGTGCCGTAGAAAAAGACCAGGGCGTTGAGGGCCTGTTTCTGGGTGCTGGCCGAAACCTCCCGCTCCTCGGCCAGATACTCCAGATAGTCCTTCACGTCAGCTGCCCCCAATTCGCCGGGGTGCCGTAAACGAGAAAAAGCGATATAGCGCCGGATCCAGGAGAGATAGGCTCGCTCGGTGCGAATGGAATAGTGCAGCAGGCGCACTTCGGTGCGGTAGCGTTCGAAAACCTTTTCGATCTCGGCCGAAAAAGTCGCCGGAGGGGTATCCCCGAACAGAAGTCGCCTCGCCCCCTCGATCGGGTCGGGGTCCATGGCCGTGGCACCTTCCGTGAATTCGAATCGGGGCCAGGGATTGGCCCAGGGTTGCCGGAGGAAATCAGCGTAGAGGAAGCAAAGCGCCTCGGAGGCCTGCGTCACCTGCCAAGGCTTGATATTTTCCAGCCCATGAAGCCAGGCGAGGAAGCGGCCGATATCCTGAAGGGTTCGCTCCCGCAGCGACCCCTTCTTCCCCCATCGGGCGAATTGCTCACCCCAGTTTAGGTACCAACGCAAGCGATCTTCCGGGACGCCCTTGGTGCGAAGAAGTTCTTGAAAAGATAGCCAAAATTCTGAACCGCCAGCCCCTTTCTCCTTGACTTCCGATGAGCTATTTTTCACAATGGCCCCCTGCAAAGAAAGTTTCGCCACCCGTAGTGGGCTGCGATATTTAACCCGATATGACCGCCAACATTATACCGGATACATTAGAAGCGGTCTACTCCCTGTTGAGCGCCTTAACAAGGGTTCGTCTTCGTCCAACCTGCTAAAATTATTCATATATTCTTAAAAGCACAGAACGAAATTGCTAGAATTTAAGATTCATGATAATTAACGAAGCTGAATCGTTCGACGTCGTATAACAAGTTAATACGGCCTCGAACGATTCAGCTTCGTGGTTACATGAAAAAATCAATTTTAAGCATCATTACCAAAATCACTAATAAAAACAAATGAATTGAGCTATTCCAGGCGATCTGAACTGCTAGGGGCGCCCAACAAGCGGTTGAAGCGGACGAAATACTTGCCGTGCTATCCGAAATCGCTTCTCGGTATGACTGAACTGCAGGGGAAGAAAGAAATGACTCTGCTGTCTTAAGCATTCTATTGTGGTGAGTCCCATACCGGCGCATCGTCGCCGCTTAACCGGAATCGTTATGCCTTTAAAAGATAAAAATGAAAAAGATCGGTGACTACATAAAGATTATAAACATCAAGCCAGATCAAATTACTAAATGTGACATGACAGGGTGGCGTGGTCGAATTGTTGAAATAAATGATTGCCCTGCATTTGGCCGGCCAGAGTTTACGGTAGCTTGGGACGGCATCACTCTTCAAAACATGGGGATGAAATATATCTCCAAATGCATTCAAGAGGGCATCGACTGGGAGAAGGATTTTTTCTTCTCAGAAAATCTAAGAAGGGTAAAAGAGCGAGACACAAGCGAACAAAGAGAGCAAAAGCTATCTGAAATAAAAAGTAAAATGCAAAAACAAGAAAATTGAAAGATCGGCATAACCAAACGCTGCACTCGGACGGGTGATACAGGGGTGCTTCCCGAAAAAGACTCTACCAGGCCAATCCGTCCCGTCGCCGCCGGTGAGCTTGATCCGTTAGAGCTAAAAATGAAAATTCTGCTGAAATGGAAAATTTGGAGAATTGAAGCAGCAATTAAATCACTAATTGTGGCAGAAGGGCATAAACCATTCGTTTGGTCTTTCGGAGCATACTACATCGATCCAAAACATTTAGTCTTTGTTGTTGGCATACCAACAGACGAAGAAAGAGACAAATTAAAGGCATTGGACTCATTCAGAAGTTCATTAAGAGAATTGCTCGTAAAATATAACTGGCCACAAAAAGCAAGAGCGCATGTCGCCTTCGATATCGAATCCCAAGAAACTGTGGATCGAGAGGACAATGGGAACTGGTGGTATCACTACAAATAGCTCTAACAAGCAGATCAAGCGGATGGAATGGGGCTGGGTGTTTCCCGAAAAACAAAATCAAATTGCGGTAGTAGCGTGAACAGCTCGTCGCCACCGCTTATCGCGAACCGTTGAGGCTGTAGAAAAACTTCAAATTCCCCATCGTTTTTGGTAAAATCGTCGTACTTTTTCAGACAACGGAAAGGTTACGACATGCCCAAATTCATAGACTACAACTACAATCAAATGGTCATGGTACCGGTCGCGTTCGATCAGCAGATTTTGACCGGAACTTTTGAACATTCAATCAACTACCTGGTCAATCACGAACTCGACCTGACCATCTTTCACCATCGCTTCAAGAATGATGATAACGGCCGTCCGGCCTACGATCCGGCGATTCTATTGAAAATCGTCCTTCTGGCCTACTCCCGGGGTGTCACCAGCAGCCGCAAGATTGAAGCGCTGTGCCGGGAGAATGTTGTCTTCATGGCGATCTCGGCCGACAGCCGACCTCACTTCACCACCATTGCCGACTTCATCTCCTCTTCCGCCAAGGAGGTCTCCAAGCTCTTTCACCAGGTGCTGATGGTCTGCGACCGTCTCGGGCTGATCGGCAAGGAGATGTTCGCCATCGACGGCTGCAAGCTCCCGTCGAACGCCTCCAAGGAGTGGAGCGGCACCAAAGCCGACTTGCAAAAGAAGAGCGAGAAGATCGAGCGGGCCGTCGGGTACATGCTCAAAAAGCACCGGGAAGAAGACAAAAAGGGCGCCCGGGATGAGTCGATGCGCCAGCGCGAGGAGAAGCAGATCGCCACCCTTCGCAAGGCCAGCCACAAGATCCAGAAGTTTCTGAATGAGAACGAAGACCGCCAGGGGATCTCGGGCAAGGTCGTGCAGAGCAACATCACCGACAACGCCAGCGCCAAGATGAAGACCAGCCACGGCGTGCTTCAGGGGTATAACGGCGTCGCTGCCGTTGACGGAAAGCACCAGGTGGTCGTGGCCGCCGAAGCCTACGGACAGGGGCAGGAACACGGCCTGCTGGAGCCGATGCTCGAGAAGGTGCGGGACAACCTCAGCCAGGGCGGGGACAGTGACGTCCTGGACGGAGCCAAGGTCCTGGCCGACAGCGGCTACCACAGCACGAAGACCCTGGAGCATCTCGAGGCGCAAGGGATCGACGCCTATATCGCCGACAATGCTTTCCGCGCCCGCGACCCTCGGTTTCAGACCGCCGCTCGCCACAAGGCCAACGAACCGGTCAAGCCGAAAGCCCCGAAACAGCGCTTTTCCGTCGAGGATTTCGCGGTCGACCTTGACGACCAGACCTGCACCTGTCCCGCCGGAAAGACGCTGTGGCTCAAGTGCGAGAAGGCAAAAATAGGTCAGCACGTTTTCATGCAGTTCATGGGGCGCCAGGCCGACTGCGACAACTGTCCCCTGCGGGCGCAGTGCCTGCGCTCGGTGAAGCAGAAGGGCGCTCGGCAGGTCAATGTACTGCTGGAAACTCTGCCCAAAGACAAAACCAAGGTCGGACCCATCCAACGGATGAAGGAGAAAATCGACACCGCCCTGGGCCGCCACACCTACAGCATGCGCCTGGGGATCGTCGAACCGGTCTTCGGCAATATCCGCGAGACCCTTGGACTGCGACGCTTCTCATTACGCGGGAAAGAGAAGGTCGACGGTCAGTGGAAGCTGATGACGATGTTGCACAACATCTTCAAGATTCATAGATACGGATGGGCGGTTTAGGGGAGGAAAAAGGCAGAAAAAGGGCACTGGGATGACTGAAAATGGCTTTGTTCCGGGGCAAAGTTGACAGAATGACGAACCGGTAGGAATTTGAGTTGTTCACTCGATTTCGACTGGAAGATCCCGAAAATTTGTGATCAGGGATAATTCAGGCCCTGTGATAATGTTTTTTCTACAGACTCGTTAGGGCTTTTAAATGAAAAAAATAATCACTTCTATTTTGGTTTTATTTCTAACTGGGAATGCCATGGCAAACGATCCGCGTTCCGAAGGTTGGCTGGACGACAATTATGTAATTCTTTTTTCAGAGGCCGAGACTGAATCAATTTTTGACGCCTATGGTTTGAATTCAACAATAGATGGCTATCGCTTGGTTGGCATATTGAACTGGGACAATTTTATTGTTAAAAATTCTAAGGGAGAAATTTTTAAAATACCGACTGTACCAGCTATATCAAAATATTTAGAACCAGTAGAATTTAACAAAACAAAAAAGAGTTTAAACAAAGACGACAGATTAACAAACAAAATAAAATGGTATATCAAACCCATTATTTTTGGCGGCGACCCTGATCTTGAAGAAAACATTACATGGGTATCAATCGAAGACCACACAAAACTTGTAAAGTGGTGGAATGAGAAATACCTTGAAATAGTTAATAATAAAAACCAGCCCTAACCACAGGGTAAACACGGACTGAAAAACAGGAGTGCTTCCCGAATAGGTCTCTACCGAATTGTTCCGGCACGTCGCAGCCGGTTACCCTTATCCGTTGGGCGTCTTAGACACATGGCGAAGCTTCTACCCTTTGAGCATGCCATCTTGAGCGAGGTGGGCTCGTCGCTGTCGCCAGAACAACGCGGACAGTTTGCAGCGCAGGTCGCTCACATCAACAAGGTGCAGCGCTTACTTGAGTGGAACGAAATCGAGTTCTACTGTATGCGCTGGTTCAAAGTCCGTTGGCCGACCGCAATTCTCTTTCAAAACCACGGCGAGTTTATGCTTGGGGCCGGCACGTTGCGTGCCCCAGACATATTCGCACCAGTCAAAGTCTGGGCTGTCGGGGGTCACATCTTCAGCATTGAATCCGAGGCACCACTTAAGGCATTCCGCACAGCCACAGATGTCTCGTTTGCTCTGGCCGACGCCGCCCAACCCATCATTCCACCGGACGCTGCGCGATGAAGCCGCGCAGCGCCGGTGAATTCAAACGTTAGATACGAACAATACTTTTAATTTTCCACACTTTGGAAGTCCTGCGGAACCGCTTGATGGCCTGCCTCTCGCTGTGGGCAAAAACTCGCTCAGTGCTGTTGTGTGTCAATGGTCTTTGAAAATTCCCCCTTTTCGGTCATCGAAAATTCCCCCCTCGGGTTATTCTCTTGCCGCCTGTTTGGACAGGAGGCCGGCTTTGAGTTTCTCTTTTAGCCGGTAGCTCTCACCTTTGATGCTGATCGAAATGGCATGATGAAGCACCCGGTCTAGAATGGCGCTGGCGATGACCTGATCGCCGAAGATTTCGCCCCAATTCGAGTAGGGCTGGTTTGAGGTCATGATCATGGCCCCCTTCTCATAGCGGCGGGATATGAGCTGGAAGAAGAGATTGGCGCCCAGCCGATCAATAGGGATGTAGCCGATCTCGTCGATGATCAGCAGTTTGGGCTGGCAGTATTGCTTGAGTTTGTCCTCCAGCCGGTTTTCATTGTGTGCACGGGCAAGACTGGCGATCAGAGCCTGGGCTCCGATAAAGAGCGTTCGGTAACCGCGGCGAATAGCCTCAATCCCCAAGCCAACGGCCAAATGGGTTTTACCTACCCCGGGTGGCCCCAGCAGCAGGATGTTCTCGCCGTTGGCCACCCAGCGGCAGCAGGACAGTTCCTTGATGCGCTTGGCGTCGATGGACGGTTGATAGGCGAATTCGAAGGATTCCAGTGTCTTGACGAAGGGAAAACGCGCCATGCGCGTGCCCATCTCGGTGCGTTTATCCTGCTTGGATGCCAATTCCGCATCGATCAGTTGCCGCAGGAACTCGTCATAGCCCCACTGCTGCTTGGCGGCATCCTGCAGATAACCATCAATCTGATCGGAGAGACGCTGCAGCTTCAGTTGTTTTAAGCCATCGGAGAGGTCTGTTATCTGTGTCATCGTCACCTCCCTAAAGCCCGGCAACTTGGTCATAGATTGCCAAGTCCCGGATCATCACGTCGTCACCGGGCCACTGCGGATCAAAACGCGGCGGATGGGGAGCCGGGCGCTCGCAGGGGTTGCGAAACAGGCCTTGCAAGTGTGCCGGGTCGATACACCGTTGTCCGGAGCCTGCGAGCTTGGAATGACAAGCAATCGGCTCCCCCCGGAAGAGAAGCAGCACCTCGCTGCCGCGCACCTGGACTTCAACGGTTTCGCCGACATACCTCCAGGGAACCGAGTAGCGGTTGCCGCTGAAGTTCACCAGAACATCGGGAGGAACCACTCGGGTGACGACCGTCTCCAGGCGGTAGGGTGGCACGGCGCTGATTTCCACCAGACTTTCATGGGCGAAGCGGTCGATCGGTCTCTCGCCGGTAGTACCGTGGATGCGCAGGTCAGCAACTTCCGTCAGCCACCGCTCCAACTCCCGATTGAGATGCGCGAGATCCAGGAACCGGCGACCAGCCAGAAAGTTCCTCTTGAGGTATTTGACCCCTGACTCCACCTTTCCCTTAGTGCGGGCGCGGTACGGCTTGCAGAAGCGCGGGCGAAAGCCATAATGGGCAACGAAATCAGCAAAGGTCCCGTTCAGAATCACCTGGCCGCCTTCACGTCTAAGCACCGCGGTGCGCGGGTTGTCATAGAGCAATTCTCGAGGGCGGCCCCCGAACCAGGCGAATGACGCTTCGTGCCCGGCTAGAAAACTGGCCATCTTCTCATCGACAAAAGCCCGGGCGAAGGGCCGGCGCGAATACCCCAGGGTCAGGATGAAAAAATGCAGTCGGACTCTCTGTTCACCGAGCCAAACAGCGCTACTGCCCCAATCGACCTGCCCCTGCTGCCCTGGTGGTGTTTCGAAGCGTAGCGTGGCCTCGGCGATCTTTCGCTGCTCGGTTCGCAGGGGACGGACAAAACGCTTGAGTGTCTCGTACCCTCCCGGATAGCCCAGCAGCTTAGCCTCGCGGAACAGCACGGAGGCATTGTAATCAACTTCCGACGCTCGGTTTTTGATCCAGTCCTCGAAGCCAGAAAGAACCGTCCGGGTGGCAGGTTCTCTCCGATAGGAGACCCATTGCTCCTGTTCAAGGTACTTGCGCACGGTTTTGATATCCAACCCCAGCGCCCTGGAAATGGCCTTTTTGGCAATCCCCTGCTCGGCAAGTTCCCGGATTGCACCATACTTGTCCCTGTGGACCATTTGCACCTCCAGCATTGAAGTCTGCTGAAGGTGATTGTGCAAAATCTGTTCGCTTTCGTCTTGCTTCATCGTTATCTCCTGTGGTCAGGAGGGGGGAAATTTCAATGACCACAGGGGGGGATTATTCCATGACCGATGACACAGGCGGTGAGAGAGGATCGCCAGGGCCTTCCCCTTGCCGTGTTTGCTGGCCAGTTTCTGCAGTACGGCCTGAGCTGGCTTGTTTCCCTTGAGCATCAGGACCACCGCCTCACCGAAGGCCCAGCGCAGGTGGGCGTTGCCGATCTTCTTGCCGCTGTGGCCGTAGGATTTTCCGTTCGACTCCTTGCTCGGCTTGACCAGGCGGCAGTAGGAGGCGAAATCCTGCTCCCGGGGGAAGCGGGCGATGTTTTCGATCTCGTAGAGAATCACCATCCCGAGAATCCGGCCGACACCCTGGATGCTCTTGAGCAGAGCCAGGCTGATGGGATCGTGATGTTCGGCAACCTTCTCCAACTGCCTTTCGAGTGTGCCCAGGAGTTCCTCGTAATGCTCGATGGTGAGAAGGTCAATTTCCACCATTCGACGCACAATCGGATCGCGGAACTTGGTCAGCAGATCGCCCCGGTCGCTCGGCTTGGCGATCTGGCCCAGCGGTTCGGGCAGGTTGTATTGGGTGGCGGTATTCTGAATGCTAGAAGTTCACATCAGGGACACTCCCCACGTTTCGCTTAAATGGGCAGTGGCCCTAATTTTTTCTTCACCTAATTACGCTCTTTCGGAGTGAATTCTTCGAAAAATTATGCTATTAACCCGGTCTTGAGTTCTTGATCGGGTTTGGCGCACGAACGCTGGTTAATCTTTTGAATCCTCTGCCGTTTCGGCTTCTGAAGATTGTCAGTTTTTTGGAGGAAATCATGGAGTACCGCAGAGAAATAGACGGATTACGAGCACTCGCAGTTCTGCCAGTAATTCTGTTCCACGCAGGGATTAAATCATTTGAAGGTGGTTATCACTACTGTCCGGTTAACTTTGAATGTACGTCGATAACCTACTGAAAATTATAGTACTTTGGCTCAACTGTTCTTTTCTCGATTTGAAATCGCTTCACCCCGCCCGCGAGTGATATCTTCCTGACACTTCAGGAGGGCATCCATGAACGCTGGCCAGACCGTTTTCAGACAGCTACTTCAGTTTCTCCCGCGTCACGAGTTCAACCTCTGTGCCCGACGGTATCGCGGCGAGTACCGGGCCAAAAGCTTTACTGCATTTGACCAGTTCCTGTGCCTGGCTTATGCCCAGCTATCGGGTCGCGAGAGCTTGAGGGATATCGAAACGTGCCTGAACTCTCATCGGGAGAAGCTCTACCACATCGGATTTCGTGGCGCTGTCTCCCGCTCCACCCTTGCCGACGCCAACGAGCGCCGGGATTGGCGCATTTTTCAGGATTTCGGCCAAGTCCTGATCGGCATGGCACAGCAGCTGTACCGGGATGAGCCCTTGGCCATCGAGTTGAAGCAGCCACTGTTCGCCTTTGACTCGACGACCATTGACCTCTGCCTCACCCTGTTTCCGTGGGCCGAGTTTCGCACGACCAAGGCAGCGGTCAAGATGCACACGCTCATTGACTTGCGCGGCATCATCCCCACGTTTGTGGCCGTGACAACCGGCAAAGTACATGACGTCAAGATGCTTGACGAAATGCCCGTCACCGAAGAGGCCATCTACACGATGGACCGCGGCTACGTAGATTTTGCCCGGCTCTATGCCATTCACCGACAGGGCGCCTTCTTCGTGGTGCGGGCCAAGGACAACCTACGCTACCAGCGGTTGTACTCTTTGCCCAAGGACAAGGAGGCCGGCGTCCGAGCCGACCAAGTGATTGCCTTGGTCACCCAGAAATCGAAAAAGGGTTACCCGGAGAGATTGCGCCGGGTCAGTTATGTTGATAAAGAGCGAAACAAGCGGCTTGTATTCCTCACCAACCACTTTGAAATTGGAGCCACAACGGTTGCAGACATCTATAAACAGCGCTGGCAAGTGGAGCTATTCTTCAAGTGGATCAAACAGCATCTACGAATAAAAGCGTTCTACGGGACTTCTATCAATGCGGTCAAGAGCCAGATATGGGTAGCTCTTTGCATATATCTACTTGTGGCGATCGCTAAAAGGCAGCTTAGCATCAAATGTACTCTCTACACTTTTTTGCAGATCCTGGAGGTCAATCTGTTCGAGAAAAAGCCCATTTCATCGTTGGTTGCGGAAGCGCTCAAGCAGATTCCAGACACCCAAGATTATAACCAGCTGAATTTATTCGGCTATTAACCGGACAGTAGTGGGTGGTTATATCGGTG
This region includes:
- a CDS encoding IS110 family transposase, which translates into the protein MVEIDLLTIEHYEELLGTLERQLEKVAEHHDPISLALLKSIQGVGRILGMVILYEIENIARFPREQDFASYCRLVKPSKESNGKSYGHSGKKIGNAHLRWAFGEAVVLMLKGNKPAQAVLQKLASKHGKGKALAILSHRLCHRSWNNPPLWSLKFPPS
- the istA gene encoding IS21 family transposase, with the protein product MKQDESEQILHNHLQQTSMLEVQMVHRDKYGAIRELAEQGIAKKAISRALGLDIKTVRKYLEQEQWVSYRREPATRTVLSGFEDWIKNRASEVDYNASVLFREAKLLGYPGGYETLKRFVRPLRTEQRKIAEATLRFETPPGQQGQVDWGSSAVWLGEQRVRLHFFILTLGYSRRPFARAFVDEKMASFLAGHEASFAWFGGRPRELLYDNPRTAVLRREGGQVILNGTFADFVAHYGFRPRFCKPYRARTKGKVESGVKYLKRNFLAGRRFLDLAHLNRELERWLTEVADLRIHGTTGERPIDRFAHESLVEISAVPPYRLETVVTRVVPPDVLVNFSGNRYSVPWRYVGETVEVQVRGSEVLLLFRGEPIACHSKLAGSGQRCIDPAHLQGLFRNPCERPAPHPPRFDPQWPGDDVMIRDLAIYDQVAGL
- a CDS encoding IS4 family transposase, producing the protein MNAGQTVFRQLLQFLPRHEFNLCARRYRGEYRAKSFTAFDQFLCLAYAQLSGRESLRDIETCLNSHREKLYHIGFRGAVSRSTLADANERRDWRIFQDFGQVLIGMAQQLYRDEPLAIELKQPLFAFDSTTIDLCLTLFPWAEFRTTKAAVKMHTLIDLRGIIPTFVAVTTGKVHDVKMLDEMPVTEEAIYTMDRGYVDFARLYAIHRQGAFFVVRAKDNLRYQRLYSLPKDKEAGVRADQVIALVTQKSKKGYPERLRRVSYVDKERNKRLVFLTNHFEIGATTVADIYKQRWQVELFFKWIKQHLRIKAFYGTSINAVKSQIWVALCIYLLVAIAKRQLSIKCTLYTFLQILEVNLFEKKPISSLVAEALKQIPDTQDYNQLNLFGY
- the istB gene encoding IS21-like element helper ATPase IstB, whose amino-acid sequence is MTDLSDGLKQLKLQRLSDQIDGYLQDAAKQQWGYDEFLRQLIDAELASKQDKRTEMGTRMARFPFVKTLESFEFAYQPSIDAKRIKELSCCRWVANGENILLLGPPGVGKTHLAVGLGIEAIRRGYRTLFIGAQALIASLARAHNENRLEDKLKQYCQPKLLIIDEIGYIPIDRLGANLFFQLISRRYEKGAMIMTSNQPYSNWGEIFGDQVIASAILDRVLHHAISISIKGESYRLKEKLKAGLLSKQAARE
- a CDS encoding integron integrase, encoding MKNSSSEVKEKGAGGSEFWLSFQELLRTKGVPEDRLRWYLNWGEQFARWGKKGSLRERTLQDIGRFLAWLHGLENIKPWQVTQASEALCFLYADFLRQPWANPWPRFEFTEGATAMDPDPIEGARRLLFGDTPPATFSAEIEKVFERYRTEVRLLHYSIRTERAYLSWIRRYIAFSRLRHPGELGAADVKDYLEYLAEEREVSASTQKQALNALVFFYGTVLKEPLGELGEFARAKKPMRLPTVLSRGEVLEVLEMMQGTPALMAGLLYGSGLRLMEGVRLRVMDIDFDLGQIMIRNGKGQKDRLTMLPERFREPLRQHLERIRALHREDLAKGLGEVSLPPGKALQNTEAGREWGWQFVFPARAYSVDPRSRTVRRHHASEDSLQKAVRAAARRAGVTKPVSPHTLRHSFATHLLESGCDIRTVQELLGHRDVATTMIYTHVLNKPGLTVKSPADV
- a CDS encoding IS1182 family transposase encodes the protein MPKFIDYNYNQMVMVPVAFDQQILTGTFEHSINYLVNHELDLTIFHHRFKNDDNGRPAYDPAILLKIVLLAYSRGVTSSRKIEALCRENVVFMAISADSRPHFTTIADFISSSAKEVSKLFHQVLMVCDRLGLIGKEMFAIDGCKLPSNASKEWSGTKADLQKKSEKIERAVGYMLKKHREEDKKGARDESMRQREEKQIATLRKASHKIQKFLNENEDRQGISGKVVQSNITDNASAKMKTSHGVLQGYNGVAAVDGKHQVVVAAEAYGQGQEHGLLEPMLEKVRDNLSQGGDSDVLDGAKVLADSGYHSTKTLEHLEAQGIDAYIADNAFRARDPRFQTAARHKANEPVKPKAPKQRFSVEDFAVDLDDQTCTCPAGKTLWLKCEKAKIGQHVFMQFMGRQADCDNCPLRAQCLRSVKQKGARQVNVLLETLPKDKTKVGPIQRMKEKIDTALGRHTYSMRLGIVEPVFGNIRETLGLRRFSLRGKEKVDGQWKLMTMLHNIFKIHRYGWAV
- a CDS encoding GPMC system family 4 glycosyltransferase — its product is MRILIVLPRQDPATGNEVTAARHRAGLEALGHEVALERVAPGDGASLRAATLSFAPDVIHLLHAYRSGRPWLEARVDGIPCVVTLTGTDIHGGLDDPAEGPVIRRVLEKADRIITQNRLTAEALNQAGPPFAGKIVCLPPGIVLGTAPSPFARSDLSPPGHPLFLHPAGIRPVKGNLELLELFDPLAASGLPFAVAFCGPPLDAPYSADFFAAVARRPWARHLGVIPPKAMPALLREADVVLNNSQKEGLPNALLEAAALGVPMLVRNIPGNAAVVQEGVNGFLYGDAAAFADRAGKLIADPALRRALSRPSPERYAPEKETEVLLAFYRQAIAESCDSQAAVHD